In a single window of the Fusarium falciforme chromosome 3, complete sequence genome:
- a CDS encoding Nitrite reductase, with translation MSETQKRLVVVGLGMVGIAFIEKLLKYDATAKEYSVTVLGEEPYLAYNRVGLTSFFEHRKIENLYMNPAEWYTEAEGSLNYHVNTRATSINTDEKTVECANGETYPYDILVLATGSDAILPRGLPGHDANGVFVYRTIDDLKKLIEFADSKRGTNGVVVGGGLLGLEAAKAMLDLERFNRIRLLEKAPYVLSRQLDDVAGKMVVDQVSQLGVDVMLGKGVSRIKTDEENNLTGVVFEDAQEIDCSTLCFAVGVKPRDDLARVSGLEVGQRGGIVVNDDLRTSMPDIYAIGECASWRGMAYGLIGPGVEMAEVLAFNLTQAKLHSPRTFKRPDLSTKLKLLGVNVASFGDCFADRDGPASLPPKFAKNLQNGDVSSTKSVQALTYKDPFLNIYKKYIFTKDGKYLLGGMMLGDVNDYVKLVPMVKSMKELDVPPSELILGAKKDDDGGDDLPDDAQVCSCHNVTKGDIVKVVKDGTCKDVTSLKKCTKAGTGCGGCVPLVTTIFNQTMASMGNEVTNYLCPHFNYSRVDLFNIVMVKRLKSLPEVMREVGNDKTSVGCELCKPAVASIMASLWNRHVMDKTTYGLQDTNDRFLGNIQRDGTYSVVPRVSGGEITPEKLVALGEVARKYNLYTKITGGQRIDLFGAKKQDLLDIWGQLVAAGMESGHAYAKSLRTVKSCVGSTWCRFGIGDSVGMAIRLEERYKSVRAPHKIKGGVSGCVRECAEAQSKDFGLIATEKGFNIFVGGNGGAKPRHAELLAKDVPPAEVVPILDRYLMFYIRTADKLQRTARWIENLPGGLKYLQEVILDDKLGICASLEAQMQELVDSFFDEWAEAIRTPAIAAKFRQFNNTAETTPNMEVESDRGQKRPAFWVGDAATDDFQGLKDKWSMTAWEPIIETSYFDGADELPNGISATIKRGDTQLAVWRIQGVYYATQQMCPHKRAFILSDGLVGQEPCDKKKSSDAPEDTKTSPWVSCPHHKRNFDLGNGSCKTDEKLSIATFPTEARPDGMLYLKLPPVEELDAALGTKKWMVKKGEAGEAPLAELDRRIKFVGLRGKKPGVRPTAGGKMSTKPLELMAGANGCGGGAPEW, from the exons ATGAGTGAAACACAGAAACGCCTAGTCGTTGTCGGACTGGGCATGGTGGGTATTGCTTTCAT AGAAAAGCTGCTCAAGTACGATGCCACAGCAAAGGAATACTCCGTCACTGTTCTTGGAGAGGAGCCATATCTCGCCTACAACCGAGTAGGACTCACAAGTTTCTTTGAGCACCGGAAGATTGAGAACTTGTACATGAACCCGGCAGAATGG TATACCGAGGCAGAGGGATCTCTCAACTACCACGTCAACACCAGAGCTACTAGCATCAACACGGACGAAAAGACGGTCGAGTGTGCTAATGGCGAGACATACCCCTACGACATCCTGGTCCTGGCCACCGGCTCCGATGCTATCCTTCCTCGAGGCCTTCCTGGCCATGACGCCAACGGTGTTTTTGTCTACCGCACAATCGACgatctcaagaagctcatcgaGTTTGCCGACTCCAAGCGTGGCACCAATGGTGTGGTCGTTGGTGGCGGTctgctcggcctcgaggctgccaaggccatgttGGACCTAGAGCGATTCAACAGGATCAGGTTGCTTGAGAAGGCACCCTATGTCCTGAGCAGACAGCTCGACGACGTTGCTGGCAAGATGGTGGTGGACCAAGTATCCCAGCTCGGTGTCGACGTCATGCTGGGCAAGGGTGTTTCCAGAATCAAGACTGATGAGGAAAACAACCTCACCGGTGTGGTGTTTGAAGATGCCCAGGAGATTGATTGCTCAACGCTATGCTTTGCCGTCGGTGTGAAGCCCAGAGACGACCTTGCCAGAGTATCTGGACTTGAGGTCGGCCAGCGAGGTGGTATCGTCGTCAACGATGACCTGAGAACAAGCATGCCAGATATCTACGCCATTGGAGAGTGTGCCAGCTGGAGGGGAATGGCCTACGGTCTTATCGGCCCTGGTGTCGAGATGGCAGAGGTTCTCGCCTTCAACCTCACACAGGCGAAGCTTCACTCACCCCGAACATTCAAGCGCCCCGACCTGAGCACGAAACTCAAGCTTCTCGGTGTCAACGTCGCCAGCTTCGGTGACTGCTTCGCCGACCGTGATGGTCCTGCATCTCTTCCGCCAAAGTTCGCCAAGAACCTGCAAAACGGCGACGTCTCTTCGACCAAGTCGGTGCAGGCCTTGACATACAAGGACCCTTTCCTCAACATCTACAAAAAGTACATCTTCACCAAAGATGGCAAATACCTCCTCGGAGGTATGATGCTGGGCGACGTCAACGACTACGTCAAGCTCGTGCCCATGGTCAAGTCCATGAAGGAGCTTGATGTCCCCCCAAGCGAGCTCATCCTTGGTGCAaagaaggacgacgacggcggcgacgacCTCCCCGATGATGCGCAGGTGTGTTCATGTCACAACGTGACAAAGGGTGATATCGTCAAGGTCGTCAAGGACGGCACATGCAAGGATGTCACGAGCCTCAAGAAGTGCACAAAGGCCGGTACAGGCTGCGGTGGTTGCGTGCCTCTCgtcaccaccatcttcaaccaGACCATGGCATCCATGGGCAACGAGGTGACAAACTACCTCTGCCCTCACTTCAACTACTCCCGCGTGGACCTGTTCAACATTGTCATGGTCAAGCGCCTCAAGTCGCTGCCAGAGGTGATGCGCGAGGTCGGCAACGACAAGACCAGCGTCGGCTGCGAGCTGTGCAAGCCCGCCGTGGCGAGCATCATGGCCTCGCTCTGGAACAGGCACGTCATGGACAAGACCACCTACGGTCTACAAGACACCAACGACCGCTTCCTGGGCAACATCCAGCGTGACGGCACATACTCCGTCGTGCCTCGTGTGTCAGGTGGAGAGATCACTCCTGAGAAGCTGGTCGCTCTTGGTGAGGTGGCTAGGAAGTACAACCTCTACACCAAGATCACGGGTGGTCAGCGTATCGATTTGTTTGgagccaagaagcaggaTCTCCTCGACATCTGGGGTCAGCTTGTCGCCGCAGGCATGGAGTCTGGCCACGCCTACGCCAAGTCCCTGCGTACCGTCAAGAGCTGCGTCGGCTCAACATGGTGCCGATTCGGTATTGGTGATAGTGTTGGCATGGCCATTCGTCTCGAGGAGAGGTACAAGAGTGTACGAGCACCACACAAGATCAAGGGTGGTGTAAGTGGTTGTGTGCGTGAGTGTGCTGAAGCCCAAAGCAAAGA TTTCGGCTTGATCGCCACTGAAAAGGGCTTCAACATCTTTGTTGGCGGCAACGGAGGTGCAAAGCCTCGCCATGCCGAGCTGCTGGCAAAGGATGTGCCTCCCGCCGAGGTGGTTCCCATCCTGGACCGATACCTCATGTTCTACATCCGCACAGCAGACAAGCTCCAGCGCACGGCACGCTGGATCGAGAACCTCCCTGGTGGTCTCAAGTACCTCCAGGAAgtcatcctcgacgacaagCTGGGCATCTGTGCTTCGCTCGAGGCCCAGATGCAGGAGCTTGTCGACAGCTTCTTTGACGAGTGGGCTGAGGCCATCCGCACGCCTGCCATCGCCGCCAAGTTCCGGCAGTTCAACAACACGGCCGAGACGACGCCCAACATGGAGGTCGAGTCGGATCGCGGGCAGAAGCGGCCCGCGTTCTGGGTGGGCGACGCCGCCACTGACGACTTCCAGGGCCTCAAGGACAAGTGGTCCATGACGGCGTGGGAGCCCATCATCGAGACGTCCTACTTTGACGGCGCTGATGAACTGCCCAATGGCATATCCGCCACCATCAAGCGCGGCGACACTCAGCTGGCTGTATGGCGCATCCAGGGCGTATACTACGCCACGCAGCAAATGTGTCCTCACAAGCGTGCCTTTATCCTCTCCGACGGTCTCGTCGGCCAGGAGCCCTGCGACAAGAAAAAGTCCTCCGACGCCCCTGAGGATACCAAGACCTCACCCTGGGTTTCGTGTCCGCACCACAAGCGCAACTTTGACCTCGGCAACGGCTCCTGCAAGACGGACGAGAAGCTCTCCATTGCCACGTTCCCCACTGAAGCCCGTCCCGATGGCATGCTGTACCTCAAGCTCCCTCCTGTCGAAGAGCTCGACGCCGCGCTGGGCACAAAGAAGTGGATGGTCAAGAAGGGAGAGGCTGGCGAGGCGCCGCTGGCCGAGCTGGACCGACGCATCAAGTTTGTTGGTCTGCGCGGCAAGAAGCCAGGCGTGAGGCCGACGGCTGGTGGCAAGATGTCGACCAAGCCCCTGGAGCTGATGGCTGGCGCCAATGGCTGTGGAGGCGGTGCACCAGAATGGTAA